One stretch of Camelus bactrianus isolate YW-2024 breed Bactrian camel chromosome 19, ASM4877302v1, whole genome shotgun sequence DNA includes these proteins:
- the PMEPA1 gene encoding protein TMEPAI isoform X3: MVMVVVITCLLSHYKLSARSFISRHSQARRREDALSSEGCLWPSESTVSGNGIPEPQVYAPPRPADRLAVPSFAQRDRFHRFQPTYPYLQHEIDLPPTISLSDGEEPPPYQGPCTLQLRDPEQQLELNRESVRAPPNRTIFDSDLMDSAMLGGPCPPSSNSGISATCYGGGGRMEGPPPTYSEVIGHYPGASTFQHQQSGGTSLLEGTRLHHSHIAPLESTAAWSKEKDKQKGHPL, encoded by the exons atggtcatGGTGGTGGTGATCACCTGTCTGCTGAGCCACTACAAGCTGTCCGCCCGCTCCTTCATCAGCCGGCACAGCcaggccaggaggagggaagaCGCGCTGTCCTCG GAAGGATGCCTCTGGCCCTCGGAGAGCACGGTGTCGGGCAATGGAATCCCAGAG CCGCAGGTCTACGCCCCGCCCCGTCCCGCCGACCGCCTGGCTGTGCCCTCCTTCGCCCAGCGGGACCGCTTCCACCGCTTCCAGCCCACCTACCCGTACCTGCAGCACGAGATCGACCTGCCTCCCACCATCTCGCTGTCGGACGGGGAGGAGCCCCCGCCCTACCAAGGCCCCTGCACTCTCCAGCTGCGGGACCCCGAGCAGCAGCTAGAGCTGAACCGGGAGTCCGTGCGCGCACCCCCAAACAGAACCATCTTCGACAGCGACCTGATGGACAGCGCCATGCTGGGTGGCCCCTGCCCCCCCAGCAGTAACTCGGGCATCAGCGCCACGTGCTATGGGGGTGGCGGGCGCATGGAGGGGCCGCCCCCCACCTACAGCGAGGTCATCGGGCACTACCCTGGGGCCTCCACCTTCCAGCACCAGCAGAGCGGCGGGACCTCCTTGCTGGAGGGCACCCGGCTGCACCACTCACACATCGCCCCCCTGGAGAGCACAGCGGCCTGGAGCAAAGAGAAGGATAAACAGAAGGGACACCCCCTCTAG
- the PMEPA1 gene encoding protein TMEPAI isoform X1, whose amino-acid sequence MACHLLGWGSCLPANPPGSGEAPSPGSSVSGRPRAGGSWRSSRPSAPGCVPSVVSLPRSPAGQAPLLGALLAPGMASCPAAQRRPARVSRNHPGARRIKITFLFQHLRVFPPSRGKKQNKTKKKKKRKEMRIAASVAAQNVVFLRPFHSELEFVEITIIVVVVMVMVVVITCLLSHYKLSARSFISRHSQARRREDALSSEGCLWPSESTVSGNGIPEPQVYAPPRPADRLAVPSFAQRDRFHRFQPTYPYLQHEIDLPPTISLSDGEEPPPYQGPCTLQLRDPEQQLELNRESVRAPPNRTIFDSDLMDSAMLGGPCPPSSNSGISATCYGGGGRMEGPPPTYSEVIGHYPGASTFQHQQSGGTSLLEGTRLHHSHIAPLESTAAWSKEKDKQKGHPL is encoded by the exons ATGGCGTGTCAtttgctggggtgggggagctgtcTTCCTGCCAACCCCCCGGGGTCTGGGGAGGCACCTTCCCCAGGCTCATCCGTCAGTGGGCGGCCTCGGGCTGGGGGCAGCTGGCGGAGCTCCAGACCCAGCGCTCCTGGCTGTGTCCCCTCTGTCGTGTCCCTGCCCAGGTCCCCGGCGGGACAGGCACCGTTGCTGGGGGCCCTGCTGGCACCAGGCATGGCCAGCTGCCCAGCCGCCCAACGCAGACCCGCTCGAGTCAGCAGAAACCACCCCGGCGCTCGCAGGATCAAAATAACCTTCCTTTTCCAGCACTTGAGGGTTTTTCCAccttctaggggaaaaaaacaaaacaaaaccaaaaaaaaaaaaaaaagaaaagaaatgagaattgcAGCATCCGTGGCCGCCCAGAACGTGGTTTTTCTGAGGCCTTTTCACT CGGAGCTGGAGTTCGTTGAGATCACCATCAtcgtggtggtggtgatggtcatGGTGGTGGTGATCACCTGTCTGCTGAGCCACTACAAGCTGTCCGCCCGCTCCTTCATCAGCCGGCACAGCcaggccaggaggagggaagaCGCGCTGTCCTCG GAAGGATGCCTCTGGCCCTCGGAGAGCACGGTGTCGGGCAATGGAATCCCAGAG CCGCAGGTCTACGCCCCGCCCCGTCCCGCCGACCGCCTGGCTGTGCCCTCCTTCGCCCAGCGGGACCGCTTCCACCGCTTCCAGCCCACCTACCCGTACCTGCAGCACGAGATCGACCTGCCTCCCACCATCTCGCTGTCGGACGGGGAGGAGCCCCCGCCCTACCAAGGCCCCTGCACTCTCCAGCTGCGGGACCCCGAGCAGCAGCTAGAGCTGAACCGGGAGTCCGTGCGCGCACCCCCAAACAGAACCATCTTCGACAGCGACCTGATGGACAGCGCCATGCTGGGTGGCCCCTGCCCCCCCAGCAGTAACTCGGGCATCAGCGCCACGTGCTATGGGGGTGGCGGGCGCATGGAGGGGCCGCCCCCCACCTACAGCGAGGTCATCGGGCACTACCCTGGGGCCTCCACCTTCCAGCACCAGCAGAGCGGCGGGACCTCCTTGCTGGAGGGCACCCGGCTGCACCACTCACACATCGCCCCCCTGGAGAGCACAGCGGCCTGGAGCAAAGAGAAGGATAAACAGAAGGGACACCCCCTCTAG